The following are from one region of the Sphingomonas sp. J315 genome:
- the coxB gene encoding cytochrome c oxidase subunit II, whose protein sequence is MAVAVLGVVLAALWIALFGGASLKARLGGQTMVWAGGIVFPVVVLSALLIYGLSLTRNLTAPLPADAMRVRITGEMWWWRVAYLDAKGQPFMLDANELHIPAGRPVLVELESNDVIHSFWVPRLSGKLDMVPGRRNTLPIQADKPGVYAGQCAEYCGGPHALMGFVVVAHAPAEFDAWLASRRTPRSAIAMEGEALFRSTGCAACHRIAGTDANGTAGPDLTHVGSRRSLGAGILPNNRGTMMGWIGDSQAIKPGNRMPPYKMLSAQELETLAVYLEAQK, encoded by the coding sequence ATGGCCGTCGCTGTCCTCGGTGTGGTCCTCGCCGCTTTGTGGATCGCGCTGTTCGGCGGGGCATCGCTCAAGGCGCGGCTCGGCGGTCAGACGATGGTCTGGGCGGGCGGCATCGTTTTTCCGGTGGTGGTGCTGTCGGCGCTGCTGATCTACGGCCTGTCCCTGACCCGAAATCTGACCGCGCCGCTCCCGGCGGATGCGATGCGCGTGCGGATCACGGGCGAGATGTGGTGGTGGCGCGTCGCCTATCTCGACGCGAAGGGACAGCCCTTCATGCTCGACGCCAATGAGTTGCACATTCCCGCCGGCCGTCCCGTGCTGGTCGAGCTTGAATCCAACGACGTTATTCACAGTTTCTGGGTACCGCGCCTCTCGGGCAAGCTCGACATGGTTCCGGGACGCCGAAACACATTGCCGATCCAGGCGGACAAGCCGGGCGTTTATGCCGGGCAATGCGCCGAATATTGCGGTGGTCCCCACGCGCTGATGGGGTTTGTGGTCGTTGCACACGCGCCGGCGGAGTTCGACGCATGGCTGGCTTCGCGCCGAACACCGCGCTCCGCAATCGCGATGGAGGGCGAAGCGCTGTTCCGCTCGACCGGCTGTGCAGCCTGCCACCGTATTGCGGGGACCGATGCCAACGGAACCGCAGGGCCGGACCTGACGCATGTTGGATCGCGCCGCTCGCTCGGTGCCGGCATCCTGCCGAATAATCGCGGGACGATGATGGGATGGATCGGCGACAGCCAGGCGATCAAGCCGGGCAACCGCATGCCGCCCTACAAGATGCTGTCGGCGCAGGAACTTGAGACGCTTGCCGTCTATCTTGAGGCGCAGAAATGA
- a CDS encoding DUF892 family protein codes for MTQTSTTAELFVVAIQDLLDAKRGWIERSDALSEHAGEGIATFLAGEYARAETHAQRLTEVLRERGAALKGSPNIWLRAILDDAARDATTIRAGGLRDIALCGAFRKGKQSERVSYETAIHLARRLGAAQARATLNACRDDEIEADARLEQLLVALTGEM; via the coding sequence ATGACTCAGACATCCACCACTGCGGAACTGTTCGTCGTGGCGATCCAGGATCTGCTGGACGCGAAGCGGGGGTGGATCGAACGATCGGACGCATTGAGCGAGCATGCAGGCGAAGGGATAGCGACGTTTCTCGCTGGCGAGTATGCGCGGGCAGAAACTCATGCGCAGCGCCTCACGGAGGTGTTGCGCGAGCGCGGCGCAGCGCTGAAAGGATCGCCCAATATCTGGCTGCGCGCCATTCTGGACGACGCCGCCCGCGATGCGACGACGATCAGGGCTGGCGGGCTGCGCGATATCGCCCTGTGCGGTGCATTTCGAAAGGGCAAGCAAAGCGAGCGTGTCAGCTACGAAACCGCAATCCACCTGGCGCGGCGCCTTGGCGCCGCTCAGGCTCGCGCTACCCTGAACGCCTGCCGAGACGACGAGATCGAGGCCGATGCGCGGCTCGAGCAATTGCTCGTAGCGCTGACCGGG
- a CDS encoding DUF202 domain-containing protein yields the protein MSAQERSDLAEDRTDLAEDRTVLAHERSFAGWVRTGMGAVALGLGFNALFRTLEPLWIA from the coding sequence ATGAGCGCGCAGGAACGCAGCGACCTGGCCGAAGACCGGACCGATCTTGCCGAGGATCGGACCGTCCTCGCGCATGAACGCAGCTTTGCCGGCTGGGTGCGCACGGGCATGGGCGCGGTCGCTCTCGGCCTTGGGTTCAACGCGCTCTTTCGAACGCTCGAACCACTCTGGATCGCCTAG
- a CDS encoding plasmid stabilization protein, with translation MPQGDKDKYTDKQKRKAEHIEEGYEDRGVSHKEAERRAWATVNKESGGGNKSGSGRGKKDSHESARKGGHRSGSSQSSAKRSAAARKGWETRRKRGNG, from the coding sequence ATGCCGCAGGGCGACAAGGATAAATATACCGACAAGCAGAAGCGCAAAGCCGAGCACATCGAGGAAGGCTATGAGGATCGCGGCGTCAGTCACAAGGAGGCCGAACGCCGCGCCTGGGCCACGGTGAACAAGGAGTCGGGCGGAGGCAACAAGTCCGGCTCCGGGCGCGGGAAGAAGGACAGCCACGAAAGCGCGCGCAAGGGCGGTCACAGGAGTGGATCAAGTCAGAGTTCGGCCAAGCGCTCGGCGGCGGCCAGGAAAGGCTGGGAGACGCGCCGCAAGCGGGGCAACGGATAA
- a CDS encoding cbb3-type cytochrome c oxidase subunit I: MRSETGFDPALLDRFPTSEPRPEGEVEELKRIWAAPRGWGLLTAVNNNYVGFFYVATAFLFFLLAGILALVMRVQLALPLQGILPQETYNQFFTMHGTVMMFLFAVPMVEAIGVMLLPQMLAARDLPFPRLSAYAFWAYFVGGLCFFASLFVGLAPDGGWFMYPPYTSLTYSPGINADFWLLGIGFIEISAIAGAIEIIVGVLRTRAPGMSLAKMPVYAWAMLVMAVMIIIAFPAVILGTLLLEIERAFNWPFFDPTRGGDALLWQHLFWFFGHPEVYIIFLPASGLVSMMVVALARTRLVGHSLIVLAFLATGFISFGVWAHHMFTTGMPNISVGYFSAASMAVSVPAGIQIFSWIATFAVGKPRYNVPTLFVIGGLVTFVIGGLTGVMVAMVPFDWQAHDSYFIVAHLHYVLIGGMVFPLFAAFYYWTPMTSSRALSERLGRWAFWLMFIGMQVTFLPMHLTGLMGMPRRVYTYLPGREWEVTNMISTLGAFVLAAGVLVFLVDLARNFRFTVDDDAGNVYGGGTLEWLPTGLYSARSIPVVRSREPLWDDPKICEDVEQGRYLLPNAPTGLRETIITSPLRAEPEYLQIMPGPSPWPLLAAIFTAGFFLLLTVQAYTPGFVSGVLAVLCTLRWLWDTDRVVKEAEVDVGAGIMLPTYVTGPRTHGWWAMVILLIVIGMIFAMAVFSFLYLYGVQPAFWVAPAGWSGAAVALPLYALAAGLVLWSRVMLARERTQLWTPGVLFLCGSIALSAAVGADIAFWKASGLRPDASGQGAIVYMLLTLTALLAFIGLLMAGYISARNSRGMIVRPRNNSLDLCVLFVTYAAGQGALTTILTRAFGG, translated from the coding sequence ATGAGGTCGGAGACCGGGTTCGACCCGGCACTGCTCGACCGTTTCCCGACCAGCGAGCCGCGTCCCGAGGGCGAGGTCGAGGAGCTCAAGCGGATCTGGGCCGCGCCCAGGGGCTGGGGTCTGCTGACCGCCGTCAACAACAACTATGTCGGCTTCTTCTACGTCGCGACGGCATTCCTGTTCTTCCTGCTCGCCGGTATCCTTGCTCTGGTGATGCGCGTGCAGCTTGCGCTGCCGCTGCAGGGCATCCTGCCGCAGGAAACCTACAACCAGTTCTTCACCATGCACGGCACGGTGATGATGTTCCTGTTCGCCGTGCCGATGGTCGAGGCGATCGGCGTGATGCTGCTGCCCCAGATGCTGGCGGCGCGGGACCTGCCGTTTCCGCGCTTGTCGGCCTATGCTTTCTGGGCCTATTTCGTCGGGGGGCTGTGCTTCTTCGCCTCGCTGTTCGTGGGCCTTGCTCCGGACGGCGGCTGGTTCATGTATCCGCCCTATACGAGCCTTACCTACTCGCCCGGCATCAACGCCGACTTCTGGCTGCTGGGCATCGGCTTCATCGAGATCAGCGCGATTGCGGGCGCGATCGAGATCATCGTCGGCGTGCTGCGGACCCGCGCGCCGGGTATGAGCCTCGCCAAGATGCCGGTCTATGCCTGGGCGATGCTGGTGATGGCGGTGATGATCATCATCGCCTTTCCTGCCGTCATCCTCGGCACGCTGCTGCTCGAGATCGAGCGCGCGTTCAACTGGCCCTTCTTCGATCCGACGCGCGGGGGCGACGCGCTGCTCTGGCAGCACCTCTTCTGGTTCTTTGGCCATCCCGAGGTGTACATCATCTTCCTGCCCGCCTCGGGCCTGGTTTCGATGATGGTGGTGGCGCTGGCGCGCACGCGGCTGGTCGGCCATTCGCTGATCGTCCTCGCCTTTCTAGCCACCGGCTTCATCAGCTTCGGGGTGTGGGCACACCACATGTTCACCACCGGCATGCCCAACATCTCGGTCGGCTATTTCTCGGCGGCGAGCATGGCGGTGAGCGTACCCGCCGGCATCCAGATTTTCTCCTGGATCGCGACCTTTGCGGTCGGCAAGCCGCGTTACAACGTGCCGACCCTGTTCGTGATCGGGGGCCTCGTCACCTTCGTGATCGGCGGGCTGACCGGCGTGATGGTCGCGATGGTCCCGTTCGACTGGCAGGCGCATGACAGCTACTTCATCGTCGCGCACCTCCACTATGTACTGATCGGCGGCATGGTGTTTCCGCTGTTCGCCGCCTTCTACTACTGGACGCCAATGACCAGTAGCCGGGCATTGAGCGAGCGGCTGGGCCGATGGGCCTTCTGGCTGATGTTCATCGGCATGCAGGTGACCTTTCTGCCGATGCATCTGACTGGCCTGATGGGCATGCCGCGCCGGGTCTATACCTATCTTCCCGGGCGCGAGTGGGAGGTCACCAACATGATCTCGACACTCGGGGCATTTGTGCTTGCGGCCGGCGTGCTGGTCTTCCTGGTCGATCTCGCGCGGAACTTCCGTTTCACCGTCGATGATGACGCGGGAAATGTCTATGGTGGGGGCACGCTCGAATGGCTGCCGACCGGCCTCTATTCGGCGCGCAGCATTCCCGTGGTGCGCAGTCGCGAGCCGCTGTGGGACGATCCGAAGATCTGTGAGGATGTCGAGCAGGGACGCTACCTGCTCCCAAATGCGCCGACGGGCCTGCGCGAGACGATCATTACCAGCCCGCTGCGCGCCGAGCCTGAATATCTCCAGATCATGCCAGGCCCTTCGCCCTGGCCATTGCTCGCCGCGATCTTCACCGCCGGCTTCTTCCTGCTGCTGACGGTTCAGGCCTATACGCCCGGCTTCGTATCGGGCGTTCTCGCGGTGCTCTGCACGCTGCGCTGGCTCTGGGACACCGACCGGGTCGTCAAGGAAGCGGAGGTCGATGTCGGCGCGGGCATCATGCTGCCCACCTATGTCACCGGACCGCGCACCCATGGCTGGTGGGCGATGGTCATCCTGCTGATCGTCATCGGCATGATCTTCGCAATGGCGGTGTTCAGCTTCCTCTATCTCTATGGCGTCCAGCCCGCTTTCTGGGTCGCTCCCGCCGGATGGAGCGGTGCGGCGGTCGCGCTGCCGCTCTATGCGCTGGCAGCCGGGCTGGTGCTCTGGTCGCGGGTGATGTTGGCGCGGGAGCGGACACAGCTCTGGACGCCGGGGGTGCTGTTCCTGTGCGGGTCGATCGCGCTGTCCGCGGCGGTGGGCGCGGATATCGCTTTCTGGAAAGCCTCGGGCCTGCGCCCGGATGCAAGCGGGCAGGGCGCGATCGTATACATGCTGCTGACGCTCACCGCCTTGCTCGCGTTCATCGGATTGCTGATGGCCGGCTATATCTCCGCGCGGAACAGCCGGGGCATGATCGTTCGACCGCGCAATAACAGCCTCGATCTGTGCGTCCTGTTCGTCACCTATGCCGCGGGCCAGGGCGCGCTGACCACGATCCTCACCCGCGCGTTCGGAGGTTAG
- a CDS encoding zinc-dependent alcohol dehydrogenase — MRALAWHGKHDVRVDTVDDPEILNPRDAIIKVTATAICGSDLHLYDGYIPTMMKGDILGHEFMGEVVEVGPKSTLQKGQRVVVPFTISCGACYHCSKHQYSACDNGLPADNQDIAQELYGQPMAGLFGYSHMTGGYSGGQAEYVRIPFSDVGPIVIPEGVEDEKVLFLSDILPTGWMAAENAQIEPGDTVAVWGCGPVGLFAVQSAFLMGAERVIAIDHFPRRLELAKRFGAETINFEDSKTYEALMEMTGGIGPDACIDAVGLEAHGFFVDNVIDQIKVSTFLGTDRAHAIRQAILACRKGGRVSMPAVYGGFVDKFPLGALMEKGLTLKTGQTHVQHYMPGLLQAILEGKIDTTFLISHTLPLEQAPEGYKMFHDNQNEVTKVVLKPGMEAQMAAE; from the coding sequence ATGCGCGCACTGGCATGGCACGGCAAGCATGACGTCCGCGTCGATACCGTCGACGACCCCGAAATCCTCAACCCGCGCGATGCGATCATCAAGGTGACCGCGACCGCGATCTGCGGCTCCGACCTGCATCTCTACGACGGATACATCCCGACAATGATGAAGGGCGACATCCTGGGCCATGAGTTCATGGGCGAGGTGGTCGAGGTCGGCCCGAAATCGACGCTTCAGAAAGGCCAGCGCGTGGTGGTGCCGTTCACCATCTCGTGCGGCGCCTGCTATCATTGTTCCAAGCATCAATATTCGGCGTGCGACAACGGCCTGCCCGCCGACAACCAGGATATTGCGCAGGAACTGTACGGCCAACCGATGGCCGGCCTGTTCGGCTATAGCCACATGACCGGCGGCTATTCGGGTGGACAGGCGGAATATGTCCGTATCCCGTTCAGCGACGTCGGCCCGATCGTGATTCCCGAGGGGGTCGAGGACGAGAAGGTCCTGTTCCTCTCGGACATCCTCCCAACCGGCTGGATGGCGGCGGAAAATGCGCAGATCGAGCCCGGCGATACTGTCGCGGTCTGGGGCTGCGGCCCGGTCGGACTGTTCGCGGTCCAGTCGGCGTTCCTGATGGGAGCGGAGCGGGTCATTGCAATCGACCATTTCCCGCGCCGTCTCGAGCTCGCCAAGCGCTTCGGCGCCGAGACGATCAACTTCGAGGACAGCAAGACCTATGAAGCGCTGATGGAAATGACCGGCGGCATCGGGCCGGACGCGTGCATCGACGCGGTCGGTCTCGAGGCGCACGGCTTCTTCGTCGACAATGTGATCGACCAGATCAAGGTGTCGACCTTCCTCGGGACCGACCGCGCGCATGCGATCCGCCAGGCGATACTCGCGTGTCGCAAGGGCGGGCGTGTCTCCATGCCGGCGGTCTATGGCGGCTTTGTCGACAAGTTCCCGCTCGGCGCGCTGATGGAAAAGGGGCTGACGCTCAAGACGGGCCAGACCCATGTCCAGCACTATATGCCCGGCCTGCTGCAGGCGATCCTCGAAGGGAAGATCGATACGACCTTCCTGATCAGCCACACCCTCCCGCTCGAACAGGCACCGGAGGGGTACAAGATGTTCCACGACAATCAGAACGAGGTGACCAAGGTTGTGCTGAAGCCCGGCATGGAAGCCCAGATGGCAGCGGAGTAA
- a CDS encoding c-type cytochrome yields MPDAQILLPVMLPMLVLVACKPPPDAEQHMPQADPTRGLVTIQRAGCGACHTVPGLAWPRGRTGPSLEGFAGQGLIAGRLPNRPDTLAAYVRDAPATLPGTTMPAMPLTRDEARDVAAYLYATGDR; encoded by the coding sequence TTGCCGGACGCCCAAATCCTGCTGCCCGTGATGCTTCCAATGCTGGTTCTGGTCGCCTGCAAGCCGCCTCCCGACGCAGAGCAGCATATGCCGCAGGCCGATCCCACCCGGGGCCTCGTGACGATCCAGCGTGCAGGGTGCGGCGCCTGCCACACTGTTCCCGGCCTTGCTTGGCCCAGGGGTCGAACCGGGCCCTCGCTTGAAGGATTTGCGGGTCAGGGACTGATCGCCGGTCGGCTTCCCAATCGCCCCGACACGCTTGCCGCCTATGTCCGCGATGCACCTGCAACGCTCCCCGGCACAACCATGCCCGCCATGCCGCTGACGCGCGACGAAGCACGCGACGTCGCGGCCTATCTCTACGCCACCGGGGATCGGTGA
- a CDS encoding SRPBCC family protein: MADTIDPARADDAPLASSKHPTAAVDAATDTLIDAPGNGADTLIARTVTIRRPRAELYAYWRDLTKLSRFMENVEKVEMLDDKRSRWVVKAPGGKTVEWTSMITQEVDGEVIAWASEDGADVPNSGRIDFRDAQGDRGTIVTATILYDPPAGIIGKVIAKMFQREPAIQARRDLRRFKQLMETGEIATGARSRAQMEEGKN, encoded by the coding sequence ATGGCAGATACGATCGATCCCGCGCGCGCGGACGACGCTCCGCTCGCGTCCTCGAAACACCCCACCGCAGCAGTAGATGCCGCGACCGACACTCTCATTGATGCGCCCGGCAACGGGGCAGACACTCTGATCGCCCGCACTGTCACCATCAGGCGTCCGCGTGCCGAACTTTACGCCTATTGGCGCGACCTAACCAAGCTTTCGAGGTTCATGGAGAATGTCGAGAAAGTCGAAATGCTCGATGACAAGCGTTCGCGCTGGGTGGTCAAGGCTCCCGGCGGCAAGACCGTCGAGTGGACGTCGATGATCACCCAGGAAGTCGACGGCGAGGTGATCGCATGGGCGTCCGAAGACGGCGCAGACGTGCCCAATAGCGGCCGTATCGACTTTCGCGACGCGCAGGGCGACCGCGGCACCATCGTGACCGCGACCATCCTTTATGACCCGCCTGCGGGCATCATCGGCAAGGTGATCGCGAAGATGTTCCAGCGCGAACCGGCGATCCAGGCACGCCGCGACCTGCGCCGCTTCAAGCAACTGATGGAGACGGGGGAGATTGCCACCGGCGCCCGCAGTCGTGCCCAGATGGAAGAAGGAAAAAACTGA
- a CDS encoding SDR family oxidoreductase: MSNRLALVTGASTGIGLELARLAAQAGYDLIVVADEPQIRGVAEEFGKYDVKVESVETDLSGIEGVDRLLAAAAGRRIDILIANAGVGTGGAFLEQDVAKWRHSIDTNVTGTVYLLQKVLRDMVARGEGRVLVTGSIAGYIPGAFNAIYNATKSFINYFTEALRNELKDVDGVTLTTLMPGATDTAFFARAGMLDTEVGQDDDKADPAKVAQDGWSAMLAGTGHFVSGVSNKLRVAASGVVPQSVLAEMHRGMAEPGSVKD; encoded by the coding sequence ATGTCCAATCGACTTGCACTCGTCACCGGCGCTTCGACCGGGATCGGCCTCGAACTCGCGCGGCTCGCCGCGCAAGCGGGATATGACCTGATCGTCGTCGCCGACGAGCCCCAGATCCGGGGGGTCGCGGAGGAATTCGGCAAATACGACGTCAAGGTCGAGTCCGTAGAGACCGATCTTTCGGGCATCGAAGGTGTCGATCGATTGCTCGCTGCGGCAGCCGGCCGACGGATCGATATCCTGATCGCCAATGCGGGTGTGGGAACGGGCGGCGCGTTCCTTGAACAGGATGTCGCGAAATGGCGTCATTCGATCGATACGAATGTCACCGGCACGGTCTACCTGCTTCAGAAAGTACTTCGGGACATGGTCGCGCGCGGTGAGGGACGGGTTCTGGTGACCGGCTCGATTGCGGGCTACATCCCCGGTGCATTCAACGCGATCTACAACGCGACCAAATCGTTCATCAACTATTTCACCGAGGCGCTGAGGAACGAGCTCAAGGATGTCGATGGGGTTACGCTCACCACCCTGATGCCCGGAGCGACCGATACCGCCTTCTTCGCCCGCGCCGGCATGCTCGACACCGAAGTCGGTCAGGATGACGACAAGGCAGACCCGGCCAAAGTCGCGCAAGACGGATGGTCGGCGATGCTGGCGGGCACGGGCCATTTCGTATCGGGGGTCAGCAACAAGTTGCGGGTCGCTGCCTCCGGGGTCGTGCCCCAGTCGGTTCTGGCAGAAATGCATCGCGGAATGGCCGAGCCGGGCTCGGTCAAGGATTGA
- a CDS encoding DUF421 domain-containing protein, whose product MLFDSFTGLARVILLGASAYLALITILRMSGKRTLAKMNAFDLVVTIALGSTLATILLTKDVALAEGVLAFAVLILLQFVIAFLAIRYRWVERLVKSQARILLTDGVIDQRALRVERVTESEIHSAIRGAGFGDLSKVAAVVLETDGSFSVVAAADAGDRSALHSIRGTSA is encoded by the coding sequence ATGCTTTTCGACAGCTTCACCGGACTGGCCCGGGTCATACTGCTCGGCGCGTCCGCCTATCTCGCGCTGATCACCATTCTTCGGATGAGCGGCAAACGCACGCTCGCCAAGATGAATGCGTTCGATCTGGTGGTCACCATTGCGCTGGGTTCGACCCTCGCGACCATCCTGCTCACCAAGGATGTCGCGCTGGCGGAAGGCGTGCTCGCATTCGCAGTTCTCATCCTGCTTCAGTTTGTCATCGCGTTTCTGGCCATCCGTTATCGGTGGGTCGAACGGCTTGTGAAATCTCAGGCGCGGATTTTGCTCACGGATGGCGTAATCGACCAGCGAGCGCTTCGCGTGGAACGCGTGACTGAGTCTGAAATCCATTCTGCGATACGCGGCGCGGGCTTCGGCGACCTGAGCAAGGTCGCAGCAGTCGTGCTCGAGACCGATGGCAGCTTCAGTGTGGTCGCTGCGGCCGACGCCGGTGATCGATCCGCTCTCCACTCGATCAGAGGGACTAGTGCATGA